The genomic region GGAGTGTCTCACAGCCAATGAGCAGTAGCAGGAAGTGTCTGTCAGGTAATGAAAAGTAACAGGGAGTGTCTATCAGACAATGAGTAGTAGCTGGAAGTCTCTATCAGACAATGAGTAGTAGTTGGGAGTCTTTATCAGCTAATGAGTAGCAACAGGGAGTCTCTATCAGTCAATGTGAAGTAACAGGgagtgtctatcagccaatgagtagcAGCTGGGAGTCTCTATCAGACAATGAGTAGTAGCTGGGAGTCTCTATCAGACAATGAGTAGTAGCTGGGAGTCTCTATCAGACAATGAGTAGCAGCTGGGAGTCTCTATCAGAAAATGAGTAGCAGCTGGgagtgtctatcagccaatgagtagcAGCTGGAAgtctctatcagccaatgagtagtAGCTGGGAGTGTTTGTCAGGTAATAAGAAGTAacaggaagtgtctatcagccaatgagtagtAGCTGGTAGTCTCTATCAGCCAATGCAAAGTAAAAGTGTCTGTCAGGTAATGAGaagtatcagccaatgagcagttaCAGGGATTGTCTATGAACTGATATAGCTCAATTAGTttaatctttaatttaaaaatatttcacttacaGATTTgttcatatttgttcaaaaataAGCATGCCTAGCTGCTGTTCTTCATATGGATAGCAGATTTTGATTTGAGCATAATAtcctaataaataaaaactaaatattacACAATGATAAAATATTCATGTTATACTGCTGTTTGGCAGTGAACATTGTCTCGGTTTATCATACTTAAGGTCAATTGTTCTATGCAAATGAAAAACAATATCAGACACCGGCCTTTTGCGCTCTAATGGTGGCCTCTTTTTTGGTAAATCAAATACGTATTTGGCTTTAAAGTCCTGGGGATTTTGTATCCTCTCTTGGGAGTTGGCATTCGGGAATAAGCACCTCTTTATGACCTCGCACGGTAAGTTGGGGACACCGGTGAGGACTTCACCAATTCTTGTTTTTATCTGTAGATGCCCATTCTTATCCTTGGAGAGATATACATAATTGCTCAGGTCATGCATGGTTGTCTCCTCACAATTAGTGCCCAGTCTTACCATGGAAGTACGACAAATTTCTGAGTTGGGTGGCATAGAGAGGCTGACACATGGATTCCAACTATGGGTTAAGGTCTTAGATGACTTTTTCTGGTGAGATTTTTTAGTTTCTTGTCCAGAGATTTTTGTGGTTTTCTTTAGATCATCTCTTGGAGGTTTCCTTTTAGGTTTCGTTGAAgtcccttttttattttctatgggcATCATAGTGTGGTTCTTATTTTGTTTTGACTTTGATGAAACTTCTGGTTGAAAAATACCCTTTTTTAGTCTTTCCGGCAAACCTTTCTCATCAATCCACTCACAGAATCGCAAATGCTGAAGACTCTCCAGTTCTTtctaaaaacaaaatgataaaacatAGATGTAACTAGTACCATGCCTAGATCTAAAAGACTAGcgatttatcattaaagggacagaatacttcAGAAGTttaattgttcaaaaagatagataatccctttttctttcctaaaatatggtgagtccacgagatccaatctgttaagtatcactccccttcccacaaacccgagtcattctctttgccttcggtacaagaaggaggtgaagttttagtgtctgacAAAAATTGGATtgcttcgctacaagcaagattttattattttgaaagccagagtaggtttgctctgatctttcctgtgttctgggtatagctgtagtcaaCGTTAATATCTTTAGTAGAGTAGTGgtcgctttaaagcagttaggaacttgtgggtgggccttgctgcattttcctaacattgttgctgcccttaaatagaaagccagagtaggtttactctgttctctctttttttctacaCGTCTCTATGAGGAGTGGCACCCTCTCATAccgggtaggctgtcctcctgctgTACGGCTAGATGCAGGTGCCTTTTTTTTGTCTTCTGGGACAAGACTGGCACTGAGGGGGTAGAAATCCCTGAGTCTGCAAGCATTTTTGGGGCTAGAAACCTGTGAGAAGGGTTAATTGGACAGTAGCAGGCACTTTGCTTGTGGGAAGAGACAAGGGGTTAAACTCTTTGGTCATAAGGGTTAACTTTATTGGTTGACATTAGACACTTATTTCTTTGGTTCCATCTAGGAACTTAGCTTGGAATGAGTTtattgtgggggctttttatttcctCCGTTTCCGTAGCGGAGTGCCACAGGAAACGGTTTCATTTTGGCCCCTTTTCTTCCGGCTGGAAGCGCGCCTTTAGAAACTAGTGGCACAACTTagaagctggtcacatgatccctggCCGTTTCCGGGTTAGTTTGTGCAGATGCTGTAAAATAAGCAGTTGCACTTCAAGCTGAGtgtgtggttttctcaggagcccAGCAAGCGTATCTGGTAGTCCGTCTCACTTTGAGGGGGCAGGTAAACACTTcagtcataggggcctatctatcaaggtgtcaaccgcaaatacgccagaattctatagcgtaattgttgcgagcttgatccgacttagttatcaaagcctacagaccggcaaatgtagaaatttgtgacgtaacatacgatccgccggtctcaatccgacgcagatcgatgcttacatctttacagatgttccaaatacacattcggctctatttgacactttttcccagttatcaaacgtttaacaggtacgctcacggttattccgacgcagcatacctggttttcaatccgccaccctggaggtgcggatgccatagaaatcaatgggagtctgaaagcaccgaaagcttatgttcgatactgccagatatcccattgatttctatggttacacctaacaccctaacataaacccagagtctaaacacccctaatctgctgccccgacattgccgcaacctaaataaagttattaatccctatcccgccactccccgaccccgctgcaacctaaataaagttattaacccctattccgccgctctccaacaccgccgccactaaataaacgtatttacccctaaacctctggcctcccacatcactaccactaactaaacctattaacccctaaaccatcagcccccacatcgccattaaataatttaagctattaacccctaaacctaacaacctcctaactttaaattaaaattacaacatccctatcttcaaataaattaaaacttacctgtagaattaaaataaactattttaaactattaattaacctaccctaactatttcctacaattaaatgaaaatactaattaaattaaaaaaatatagattaaaaaacctaaccctactcaaattaattaaatatactattaaacattcttaatagtactaaattacagaataaaacaaacactaggttacaaaaataaacaaacactaaattacgaaaatgaaaaaaacactttatcaaaaataaaaaagaattacacctaatctaatagccctatcaaaataaaaaagccccccaaaatataaaaaaaacctagcctacaataaactaccaatggctcttaaaagagccttttgtggggcattgccccaaagaaatcagctcttttacctgtgaaaaaaatacaaacaccccccaacagtaaaactcaacacccaaccaaccaacccccccaaataaaaaaacctttctaaaataacctaagctccccattgccctgaaaagggcatttgtatgggcattgcccttaaaagggcatttagctcttttacatgcccagac from Bombina bombina isolate aBomBom1 chromosome 2, aBomBom1.pri, whole genome shotgun sequence harbors:
- the ANKRD53 gene encoding ankyrin repeat domain-containing protein 53 is translated as MSAPQRTIQLSTKSMTALNKGNLERDQLTAAATGNVNWLQLSIKNTNNQIKTDRHGFTAIHLAALHGQLQCLRLLAEDYTVSVNLPSYYGWRPLHLVLSPKSGSRALDCVQYLLQQGGDVNVYNKNNVTPLHQAASEGLYDCLVALVQAGADVHAKDSQGYEPIDLCKIWGHRSCVRYLRNAMWKKNKNNFAHELKKMEKIKCTLEEAEQNENVQIKKELESLQHLRFCEWIDEKGLPERLKKGIFQPEVSSKSKQNKNHTMMPIENKKGTSTKPKRKPPRDDLKKTTKISGQETKKSHQKKSSKTLTHSWNPCVSLSMPPNSEICRTSMVRLGTNCEETTMHDLSNYVYLSKDKNGHLQIKTRIGEVLTGVPNLPCEVIKRCLFPNANSQERIQNPQDFKAKYVFDLPKKRPPLERKRPVSDIVFHLHRTIDLKYDKPRQCSLPNSSIT